CGAGGTCGTAATCGAGCGCCAGCTCGGCCAGCCGCGCGCTCGAGCGGTCGCCGTGCTCGCCGATGCCGGTCGCGGCCCGCGCGCTCGTGCGGTGGCGGCGTGTGAGCTCGCGCGCGGCGAGCCAGAGGCCGTTCGCGGCGTGCCAGCAGGCGTCGCCCGCGGCATCTCCGCGGGCAGGGCGCGCTTTCGTCGCGGCGCGCTCGTAGCCGGCGGCGAGTTCGTCGAGCGCGTCGTCGCATAGCGCCGCGAGGGCCCGCGCAGCGCGCTGCTCCGGGTTGAGCGCGCCGCGACGGGCGAGCTCCGCGACGCGCTCGTGCTGGCGGCAGCACTCGACCGCGCAGCGGTACAGCGCGTCCGCCCGCTCGTAGAAGGCCCGAACGGGGTCGAGCGACGCCGCGTCCGGCGTGATGCCGGCCGGCACGTCGAGGGTCGCCGCGGCGGCGCCGTTGCTGGGGGAGGCGGAGGATGCGCGGCTCGACATGGGCGGGCGGGACGGCGGGGGGAGCGCACGCGCGCGACCGGCGAAACGCACCGCCGCGGCGCGGAACGGGCGTAGTATATCGGCGTGCGTGACGCCACACACTCCGGCCCCCCCCGATCCGTCAAATGCCGTTCACGACGCTGCTCGTCGCCACGACCGCGGAGGGCGTGCGGACGATCACCCTCAACCGCCCCGAGCGGCTGAACGCGGCGAATCCCGCACTCGCCGACGAGCTCCCCGCCGCGGTCGACGAGGCCGCCGCGGACGACTCGGTGCGCGCGGTCGTGCTCACGGGCGCCGGCCGCGGCTTCTGCGCCGGTCTCGACCTCGGCGAGCCCGCGGGCGCGTCCCTCCTCACCGGCGGGGGGACGCGCGCCGAACGGCTCGACCCGTACGCCTGGGTCGGGCGCTGGGTGCAGGCGGTCGTCGGCTGCGAGAAGCCGGTGATCGCCGCGGTCAACGGCCCGGCCGCCGGCGCGGGCTTCGGGCTCGCGCTCGCCTGCGACGTCCGCCTCGTTGCGGCCGACGCGACGATGACCGCGGGCTACGTCCGGCGCGGGCTGAGCCCGGACGCGGGCGTGACGTACTTCCTGCCGCGACTCGTGGGGCTCTCGCGGGCGATGGACATCGCCCTCAGCGGCCGCGACGTCGACGCGGGCGAAGCCGAGCGGATCGGGCTGGCGAGCGCGGCGCTCCCGCGCGAGGGGTTCGCGGACACCGTCGCCGCCTACGCTGCGCGCCTCGCGGCGGGACCGCCGGTCGCGCTCGCGCTCACCAAGCGGCTGCTCGCCGCGAGCTACGACCGCACACTCGACGCCCAGCTCCGCGACGAGCTCGCGCACATCAAGACCGCGTTCGCCACGGCCGACGTGCGCGAGGCGCTGACGGCGTTCAAGGAGAAACGCGCGCCGACGTTCCGGGGCGCCTGACGTCGTCGGGAAGCTGGTCGAGAAGCGGGCGCAGCTCGGTGGCCCGGTCGAGCGTCGTCACGAACGTGAGCCCGGGCCGGGTGACGACGAGCACGCCCGACACGCCGTAGACGACCACCGTCCCGCCGTCCGCGTGCACCACGCACCCCGACGCGTCCACGAGGTGCGCGCGGCCCCAGACGCCGTTCCCGGTGTCGTCGAGCTCGCGCACGCGGCGGAGCGCGGCCCACGTGCCGACGTCGTCCCACCCGCACGCCGCCGGCAACACGACCAGGTCGCCCAGCCGCTCGAGCAGCCCGCGTTCGAGCGAGATGCTCTGGATCATCCCCGCGAAGCGGTCGAATTTGCCCGCTTCGAGCGCCGCCAGTCCCGGCTGCAACTCCGGGGTCAGCTCCGCGGCTGCTTCGAGCACGGCCCCCGCCCGCGCGACGAGGATCCCCGTGTGCCAGAGCGCGCCCTGCCCGATCAGGTCCTCGGCGAGCAGCGGCCCCGGCTTCTCGACGAAGCGCGACACCCGCCGCGGCGCGTCCGGCCCGGTCACGTCCGCGTCCAGCGGCGCCGCCGGCAGCACGTAGCCGAACCCGGTTTCCGGGCGCGTCGGGTCGGCGCCGAGTACCACGAACGGCGGTCCGGCGGCGGTGACGCGCGCGGCGCGGGCGAGGAGCTGGCGTAGCGCGGCCGGGTACGCGACCGCGAGGTCGGCGTGGATTGCGACGAACGTCGTGCGCGGCCCCGCGCGCCGCCCGACTTCCTGCGCGCCCCAGGCGAGCGCCGCCGCGGTGCCTAATGGACGCGGCTCGACCAGAAAATTTGCCGCCGGCACCTCGGGGATCGCGGCCCGCAACGCGTCCGCGATGTCGGCACTCGTCACGACGAGGACCTGACTCGCCGGCACGGTCGGCGCGAGCCGCGCGACGGTGTCGGCGATCAGCGGCCGCTCGCCGACGAGTGCGAGGAGCTGCTTGGGCCGTTCGGGCGAGCTGAGCGGCCAGAACCGCGAGCCGATGCCGCCGGCGAAGACCACCGCCCAGAGCGACAGCTCGGTCTCGAGCCCGGCCTCCTCGTCGAGCTGTTCGGCCGGGAGCGCGCCGACCGGCTCGAGCACGTCGGCCGTCGCCTCGACGTCCTCGGCGGCGTCGGTCCCGATCGTCGTCCCGACGCCCGGGGTTTCGGGTTCGGCGGGGTCGAACGGGAGCGTCGCCCGCGCCGAGCCCGCCCGCACCGCGCCGGCTCGCGCCGGTTGGCGCACGTTGGACGGGGGAACGGAACCCGGAGACGACGAGTTGGGCGTACGAGCCATGACGCGGAGGATCGGGGACGGGAACGCACCCGCGGCGCCGGCGTCGGCCGTGGCGGGCGACGAACGTTACCTGCGACGCCCTCTGGCGGGGAGGCGAGCGCACCCGCAGCATACGGACGGGGTAAAGAATCATTCGCGCGCCGAACGATCCGGTGTGATTCGGCCGCTTCCGCTGTTGTCGAGGAGGTCCGTTATGACGTTCTCCGCCTACCACGCCGCGCCGCGCCCGCGGTCTCGCCGTCGCACGTCCGTAACCGTCGCGGCGCTCCTCACGCTCGCGGCCGTCGCCGCCGTGCCGGGGCAGTCCGCCGGTGCGCAAGGCACCGCGGTCGGCGCGCCGCCGGCCGCGTCGGGCACGGAAGTGATTTCGGGCGTCGTGCGCAGCGCCGGCCGAACAGTCGTCATCGGCGCACAGGTGGTCGTCACGCCGGTCGCGGCCCGCGGAGGCGCGCCGACCGCCTCCGCCCGCGCCACCCTCACCAACGACGACGGCCAGTTCCGGATCCCCGGTGTGCCGTACGGACCCGTGACGATCGCCATCCGCCGGATCGGATTCCAGGCGGTAACGCTCGACACCGTCGCGTCGGCGACGCCGGCGTTCGACGTCACGCTCACGCCCGTCGCGCAGCGTCTCGCCGCCGTGGTCGTGCGCGAGCGGCGGCGCAAGTACACGGGCCCCCTCGCCGACTTCAACCGGCGGCGCGACCTTGGCTTCGGGCACTTCCTCACGGCCGCGGACATCGACAACCGGCACCCCCTGCGCACGACCGACCTGCTGACGATGATGCCCGGGGTGATGGTCTACTCCAACGGCATCAACAGCGCGATCCGGCTGCGCAACGCGCCGTGCGCGCCGCTGATCTGGCTCGACGGGATGCCCGCGCTCGCGGGCTACCTCGACATCGACGCGTTCGACCCGCAGTCGTTCGCCGGCGTCGAGGTCTATACCGGCGTCTCGACCGTCCCGGTCGAACTCCGCGGAGGGCGCGGCGAGGAGACGTGCGGCGTGATCGCGCTCTGGACGCGGATCCCCGAACCGCGCGCCCGCACCAAGGGCCGCGTGTACACCGCGGCCGACCTCGAGCGGCTGGTCGAGGCGGCGAAGGTGTACACCGCCGACCAGGTCGACCGCCCGGCGCACCTCGACTCGACCGCGACGCTCGCCGTCGTCTACCCCGACTCGCTGCGCAACACGCACACGCCCGGCGAGGCGACGATCGAGTTCGTGGTCGACACCACGGGCGCGGTCGAGGCCGGGACGGTCGGCGTCGTCTCGGCGTCGCACCCGCAGTTCGCCAACGCCGCCCGGCTCGCGGCCAACGACGTGAAGTTCGTCCCCGCGGAGAAGGCCGGGCGGACGGTGCGGCAGCTCGTGCAGCTGCCGCTGCGCTGGGAGGCCGGTCGGTGAGGTAGTGGCGGCCGTTAGGCGTCCTTCAGCGTCGCCAGCAGCACGTCGTTGTTCGGCGTGTTCGCGATGCGCTTGGTGAGCCAGTTCATCGCGGCCGACGGCGGCATCGACTGCAGCCCGCGGCGCAGCAGGTAGACCGCGTCGAGCTGGTCGGGGCGGAAGAGCTTGTCCTCGCGCCGCGTCCCGCTCGCCGGCACGTCGATCGCCGGGAAGATCCGCTGCTCGGCCAGGTTGCGGTCGAGCTTGATCTCGCAGTTGCCCGTGCCCTTGAACTCCTCGAAGATCACGTCGTCCATGCGCGAGCCCGTCTCGACGAGCGCCGTGCCGATGATCGTGATCGAGCCGCCGCCGTGCGACGCCGCGACCGAGCGCGCCGAGCCGAAGAACGCCTTCGGCACCGCCATCGCCTGCGCGTCGAGCCCGCCGGACAGGGTGCGCCCGATGCCCTTCGTCGCGTTGAACGCGCGCGCCATGCGCGTAATCGAGTCGAGCACGATCACGACGTCCTTGCCCGCCTCGACGAGGCGCTGCGCCCGGTGCATGACCATCGTCACGACGTCGCGGTGCCGCTCGGCGGGCATGTCGAACGAGCTCGCGACGACCTCGCCGTAGCCGCACGCGACCATCTCGCTGACCTCCTCCGGCCGCTCGTCGACGAGCAACAAGATCAACTCGGCCTGCGGGTGGTTGAGCGCCACCCCCTCGACGATGTTCTGCAGGAGGATCGTCTTGCCCGAGCGCGCCGGCGCGACGATCAGCGCGCGCTGCCCGAAGCCGATGGGCGCGATGAGATCGATGATCCGTCGCGTGAGCTCCGGGCCGCTCTTCGCGACCTTGCCCGTCTCGAGCGTGAGCTTCCGATCGGGGTAGGTCGCAAGGAGTTGCTGGAAGTCGGGCCGCTTGACGCCGGGCTGCGGGGGCGCGCCGTTGACGGTCCGCACCTCGACCACCACGGGGCGCTGGCGGAAGTCGCGCCCGGCCCCGACGACGACGCCGTCTCCGGCGCGCAGGTTGTTCGCGCGCACCATGCCCACCGGGAGGAACGGGTCGTTCGGACCGAGGAGATAGCTGTTCGCGGCCTGGCGCACGAACCCGCTGCCGTCGCGGGCCAATTCGACCCAACCGGTCACCTCGGTGTCGGCGATCAGCGCCGGGACCGGGCGCTGCTCGCGGAAGTCGCCGTTCGCCGCGTTCGGGTGTGACCCGCCGCCGTCGCGGAAGCGGCCACGCTGGCGCTGCCGCTGGCGGCGGCCGCCGCCCTCGTAGAACTCGCGACGCGGCGGCGCGCCCTGGCCGTCGTAGCCGCCCGCCGGGCCGCCCGTAGGCGCCAGGTGCGCGCCGTTGGTCCGGTCCTGCGTCCGGTCTTGCGGCGCCTGGCGGTCCTGTCCGTGGCGGTCCTGGCCCTGCCGGTGCTGCTGACGCTCCTGCTGCCGGTCGAAGCGGTCGCGCGGATGGCGTCCGTCGTGCCGGTTCTCGCGGCGCCCGTCGTGCCGTCCCTCGTTGCGGCCGTGCGGGCGGTCTTGCGCGTCCGACTGTCGCGGCGGATACGAGGCGGGCGTGCTCGGCGCGGACCCGGCCGAGCCGGTCGTCGAGGAGTCGGACGGTGCGCCGCTCGCGCCCGATTCGCTCCCGTTCGTGTCACCGTCGAATGAACGCGTTTCGGGCGCCGGCGGCGCAGCCGCGGGTGGGGCGGCGGGGAAGGCGGCAAAGGCTGACGTGACCGCCGGCGGGGCGTCGTCCGGCACGGTCGCGCCGCTGCTCGGCGCCGCACCGTTCGACGCCGCCTCGGCGCCCGATGCATCACCGTCGCCGCGCGCAGCACGCGGCCGACGGGCCGGGCGAGGAGCCCGCGTGCGACGCGCCGGCGCGTCGTCCGCGGCGTTGCCGCCGTCGGCGGCGTGGGACGGCGTGTCCGCCTGCTCCGACTCGGGGCGTGGGGCGGGAGCCGTCGTCGTGGCTACGCCCGCGTCGTCGTCCCGATACGGGTTGAGCTCGGCGCCCTCGGGGGACGACTGGTCGGCAACGGCTGGCGTGCGCCGCCGCGACGGACGACGGGGTTCGGTCATGCAGCGATCATGTGAGGGGGCGAAGCGCGCCGCGCGTGACGGTCGGCAGCGGATGGGCGACTAGCGCGCGGTGGCCGGATGGCCAACGGCAGCGCGACGTAGCCGGCGTGGCTACGCGATCGGGCAAACGGGGCGTCGGGCGACGCCGCGGCCCGGAACGGATGCGCCGCGTCGCACGCGGGCGCGTCCTCACGAAACGGTCTCGACTCGTGCCGGCGGACGAAGCGTCGGACATCGCGGCGGCCGGGCCGAGAATCGGATCCGGACACACGGCGTACAGCGGGAAACAGTCGGGCGGCGCGCTCTGGCAGGCACCGGAAGCGGCCACCGTCGTCGGGCACCGTCGGGGTGCCAGCGCGTGAGGTCTGCCGCCGTCCGCGGCGCGGTGTGGCGGGCTGCCCATCGGGTAGACGCCGCCGCACGGCCGATCACTACCACGAGCGCCGGAAAAGTGACGACTCGCGCAGAGCCGCGCAACCCGCGCACTGCCGAATTGTCAACGGTCAACTTTGCTATACCCGCGCGCGTTCCGGAAGTGCCGCAGCGGTACCGCAGCGCACCAGCCGGTGCGGCGCCGCGACGCGTTCGGGCGTCGTAACTTGCCCGGCATCATGTCCACCACTTCTTCGCCCGCCGCCGACGTCGGAGCGACGCTCGCCGCCGCCGTCGCGGGCGCTGCGACGCGCTATGAGCGCAACGGCAACGTCGCCGGGCTTCACGGCCGACTCGCCGAGGCGGCCGAGGCGGCGGCGGCCGCGTGGCCGGCCGACGCGCCTGATGACGCAGTCGCCACGGCCGCGGCCGCGCTCGGGCGCGCGGGACCGCGCACGCTGGCCGACGCGCTCGTCGCAGCCGCCCGCCCGTACGAACAGGTCCCGGAGATCGCGGGCCCGCTCTACGAGCGCGTGGTCGCCCTGCGCCCCGACGACGCGCGCGCGCTCGTCGTCCTCGGCAACGCCTACTGGCTGCACGGCCGCGGGCCGGACGTCGTCGGCGCCCTCGCCGCGCGCGCCCTCGCCGCGGACCCCGCGAGCCGCGGCGCGTGGCACCTCTGGGCGCTCACCGAGGCCGACCCGCGCCAGCGCATGCTCCGCTGGCAGCAGGTCACGGTCCGCTTTCCCGCCGACGACCTCGCGCGCGCTCTCTTCGCCGACGCGGCCGCGGGCGTCGCCGGCGCCGAGCACGACGACGAGGTGCTCGTCCTCGCCGTCTCGGCGTACGAGGACCTGCTCGCGCGGGCCGAACGGCCGGAGCAGCGCGCGGCGCTCGAGACGGCGCTCGCGACGCTGCGGAACTGGAAGTTGTAGCGGCCCGCACGAGACCTCGCCGGTCGTCCCGAGCGCAGCGAGGGACGACCGGCGAGACGTTAGGCGCTCCCTACTTCACGAACCGCGCGTTCGTCTTCGCGAGCCGCTCCAACTGGTTCGGGATGTCGTTCCCGATCGCCTCGATGCGGTTGATGCTGTGCGCGTTGAAGGCCGGGTCGTACGGGGACCGCGCCGGCCCGCCCGCCACCTCGAGCACGGCCTCGAAGTGGTACGGATGCGCCTGGCCCGTCTTGGGATCGGTCCACGAGCCCTGCCACGCGAGCGGCCGGTTCTTGGGCCACAGCCCGTAGGGCAGCGCCATCGTGCGGACGCGGTAGCCCGGCACCGCGGAGTCGATCCCCATCATGTTGCGGGCGATCTGTTCCTGCACCACGGCGTCGGGGTACTTGCTCAGCATCGCGTGCCAGACGGTGTGGTCGCAGAGCTCGAAGCCATTCTTCGCGAGCCACTGGACCTTCGGAAAGCGCCACTCGCGCCGCTGGCCGTCGAACTTCGCCGGGTCCTTCGGCGGCGCGTCGCCGAAGAAGTTGTGCCCCGCCGCGCCGCCGTTCAGCAGGCAGTACGTGCCCCGCAGCTTCCAGTCCGGGTGACGGCGGTTGAAGTCGACGAGCACGCCCGTCGCGCTCGTCGGGTCGATGTCGAGTCGCCCGTTGCCGCGGTCGAGGTACCGGAACTGCGACGGCGACGCGTCGTCGAAGACGAGCACGACCGGCGACATCCCCGCGGGCACGTCGCGGAAGTCCTTGTCGAGCATCTGCGCGACCGTGATCGGCCGGTAGCCGAGGCGGTACGCCGTCTCGAGGTCGGCCTTGAAGCTGTCGAGCGTGCGCGAGTAGAGGCTGTTCTTGGGCGCGCCGATGACGTGGTATTCGAGGACCGGAATGCGACCCTGCGGGTTCGCGACGGCCGCGGCCGCCGACGGCGTCGTCGCCGAACCGGCGAGAGCCGTCGCCGTGCGAGACGCGCCAGCGGGCGACGGGCCAGCGGCGTCGGCCGGGGTCGCGTCGGCGGCGCGTTGCCCGCAGGCGGTGAGCACGAGGGAGAGCACCACGCCGATGAGGCGGTGCGGCGCGGACAGAGAACGGGCGGGCATCAGGTGCTGCGGCGGCAAACGGGCGTGGACGGAGGACGCCGCGGGGCGGGGCGCGGCGCGTCGGGCGTGCACAAGTGTAGCGCCGTCCGCCCCCGGATTCCGACGTCGGTTTCCGACGTCGGATCGGCCGCGCCGACGCGCTGACGGCCCGCACCGTGAAACTCTCGCCCCACCGTGGCGTACCGCCTGCGTTGCCCCTTCTTGCCATGGCTGTTTCCGCCCCGCCGCGTCCGCCCGCGCCTCGTGTCGCGCCGGTCTCGCCTGTCGTCCCGCCGTCCGCGCCCGGATGGTGGCGGGAGCGGCGCGACCGGCTGCGCGAGCGGCTCCGCCCCGCACCCGGGCAGGTCGGCTGGTCGCGCCGGACGCTCCTCTTCGCCGCCGCGTTGGTCGCGCTCGTCGCGGCCATATGCGCGGGCGACGCGTGGGTGCTCACCTGCGGGTTCGACGGGTGTCCGACCACCGCCGACATCCGCGCGTTCCAGCCGAGCGAGGGCGGGCGCATCCTCGACCGGTCGGGGGAGGCGATGGGGCGCCTGCGGCTCGTCCGGCGCGTCAACGTCCCGCTCGCCGCCGTGCCCGCCTCCGTGCGCGACGCCTTCGTCGCGATCGAGGACCGCCGCTTTTACCAGCACCGCGGCGTCGACTGGCGCGGCGGGGCGCGCGCGCTCCTCGCCAACCTGCGCGCGGGCGGCGTGCGCGAAGGGTTCAGCACGATCACGATGCAGGTCGTGCGCAACACCTTCGCCGTCGAGCGCCAGGGCGAGCGCTCGGTCCGCCGCAAGCTCCTCGAGCTGCGCCTCTCGCGCCTGCTGGAAAGCACGCTCACCAAGGACCAGATCCTCGAGCTCTACCTCAACGTCATCTACCTCGGCAACGGCGTGTACGGCGTCGAGGCGGCGAGCCGCGACCTGTTCGGGCGGAGTGTGGGGCAGTTGACGCTGGCGCAGGCGGCCACGCTCGCCGCGCTGCCCAAGGGGCCGAGCGCGTACACGCCGCGCCGCTTCCCGACCCGGGCGCGGCGCCGCCGGGACCTCGTGCTCGCCCGCATGGCGCGCGACGGCTACGTGAGCGAGGCCGCGGCGGAGCGCGCGGCGGGCGAGCCGATCCGCGTGACGCGCGACGGCTGGACGCCCGAAGGGCAGGGGAACTCCTACGCGCTCGACGCGGTGCGGCAGGTCGTCGACTCGATCAAGGAGGCGAACGGGATCGAGTCGAACGACCTCGTCGTCACGACCACGCTCGACGCCGTCGCGCAGGCCGCCGCCGAACGCGCGGTGCGGCGACAGGCGGCGTCGATCGGACACGACGTCGAGGGGGCGATGGTCGCCATCGACCCGCGGACCGGCGCCGTGCGCGCGCTCGTCGGTGGCGTCGAGACGGGGGACGACTACGCGCGCGGCAGCTTCAACCGCGCGACCGGCGCGCACCGCCAGCCGGGCTCGGCGTTCAAGCCGTTCGTCTACGCGACCGCGCTCGCGAGCGGGATGACCGCGGCGACCCGGGTCGACGACGAGCCGATCGAGGTCGACCTCGGCCACGGCCAGGTCTGGCGTCCGGGCAACTCCGAGGGCCACTACCTCGGCGAGACGACGCTGCGCGAGGCGCTCGCCCACTCGGCCAACGGCGCGACGGTGCGCGTCGCGCAGCGGCTCGGCGAGCCGCGCATCATCCAGACGGCGCACGCGGCCGGCATCGTCAGCCCGCTGCCGGCCGTGCCCGCGGTTGTGTTAGGCGCGGCCGAGGTCACGCCGATGGAGCTCGTCACGGCCTACGCGCCGTTCGCGAACGGCGGCCTGCGCGTCGCGCCGCGCCTCGTCGCGCGCGTCGCGACGATGGACGGCAACGCCCTCTGGACGGGCGACGTGCGCCGCACGGCGGTCATGGACCCGCGCGACGCGTTCGTCCTGACCTCGATGCTCCGCTCGGTGGTGCAGGAGGGGACGGGGCACGAGATCGTCGACGCCGGGATCCGCGACCCGGTCGCGGGCAAGACCGGGACGACCAACGACGGCGCCGACGTCTGGTTCGTGGGCTACACGCCGTCGCTCGTCGCGGGGTTCTGGTTCGGCGCGGACGACCCGCGCCCGTTAGGCGAGGGCGCGACCGGCGGGCGGATGGCCGCGCCGGCGTGGGCCGACTTCTACCGCACCGGCTGGCGCGAGCGCGCCGGCGACTGGGCCCCGCCGCCCGGGCTCGTCCGCCGCAAGATCGACGCGGACAACGGCTACCTTGCCAACACTTACTGCCCGACGATCCGCGACGAGTGGTTCAAGGCCGGGACCGAGCCGACGGAGATTTGCCCGGTGCACGCGACCCCGCCGGAGCCGGCCGCGACCGACTCGGTGCCGAGCGACTCGAGCGCGCCGCCGGCGGTGGTCACCGACGTGAAAAAGGCGGGGTCCGCGGTCGGGCGGTTCTTCAAGCACCTCTTCAAGTTCTAGCCGCGGTCGTCGCCTCCGCCGGCCCAACGGCGACGAACGCGCCGCGCGCCATCCGGTAGCGCAGCGGCGCCGTCATCCGCACCAGCTCGCCGTCGATCGCGACCCGCCCGCGCGGGCGCCGGAGGCCGATCTCGCACGCGTGCACGAGCGCGACGTCGACCGCGTCGCTCTCCGCCGCGACCGACTCGAGCCCCTCGACGGCCGCGCGCGCCGCGAGCGCGAGCACGCGCGCGCGCGACGCGGCACGCACGACGACCACGTGCAGCGCGCGCGCGCCGTTCGCCACGCGGACGCCGTGCCCGGCGCGCGAGAAGTCGCGCTCGCCGACGCCGACGAAGACGAGCGGGCTCTCCGGATAGCGGTGCGTCGGGTCGTCGTCGCGGTCGCCCTCGCGGACGGTGACCGTGAACCCGCGCAGCCCCGCCCACGTCCGCCCCGCCGCGAGCGCGCTCGCGAGGCGGTACCCCGACCAGCGCTCGAACCGCTCGCGCGTGCGCACGAAGGTGACGTACGCGCCGACCGCGCTCGTGTTCAGGATCGCGTGGTCGTTGACGTAGGCGAGGTCCGCCGGGGCCGCCCGGCCCTCGGCCGCGACCGTTAGGCACGCCGCCTCGTCGTCGACCGGGAGGCCGAGGTCCGTCGCGAAGTGGTTGAGCGTCCCGCCCGGCAGGACGGCGAGCTCCTGGCCGGTCGCGGCGGCGACGGCGGCAGCCGCCGCGACCGTGCCGTCGCCCCCCGAGACGAGCACGCGCCGGTGGCCCGCCGCGGCGGCGGCGCGCATCACCGCGCCTAACGCATCCGGCGCGACCTCGCGCAGCGCGAACCGGGCGTCCGCGCCGATCGCCGCGCGCGCGGCGTCGGCGCTCCCGCCGC
The Gemmatimonadetes bacterium T265 genome window above contains:
- the manC_1 gene encoding mannose-1-phosphate guanylyltransferase; this encodes MRAGSARATLPFDPAEPETPGVGTTIGTDAAEDVEATADVLEPVGALPAEQLDEEAGLETELSLWAVVFAGGIGSRFWPLSSPERPKQLLALVGERPLIADTVARLAPTVPASQVLVVTSADIADALRAAIPEVPAANFLVEPRPLGTAAALAWGAQEVGRRAGPRTTFVAIHADLAVAYPAALRQLLARAARVTAAGPPFVVLGADPTRPETGFGYVLPAAPLDADVTGPDAPRRVSRFVEKPGPLLAEDLIGQGALWHTGILVARAGAVLEAAAELTPELQPGLAALEAGKFDRFAGMIQSISLERGLLERLGDLVVLPAACGWDDVGTWAALRRVRELDDTGNGVWGRAHLVDASGCVVHADGGTVVVYGVSGVLVVTRPGLTFVTTLDRATELRPLLDQLPDDVRRPGTSARVSP
- a CDS encoding xylanase, producing MPPQHLMPARSLSAPHRLIGVVLSLVLTACGQRAADATPADAAGPSPAGASRTATALAGSATTPSAAAAVANPQGRIPVLEYHVIGAPKNSLYSRTLDSFKADLETAYRLGYRPITVAQMLDKDFRDVPAGMSPVVLVFDDASPSQFRYLDRGNGRLDIDPTSATGVLVDFNRRHPDWKLRGTYCLLNGGAAGHNFFGDAPPKDPAKFDGQRREWRFPKVQWLAKNGFELCDHTVWHAMLSKYPDAVVQEQIARNMMGIDSAVPGYRVRTMALPYGLWPKNRPLAWQGSWTDPKTGQAHPYHFEAVLEVAGGPARSPYDPAFNAHSINRIEAIGNDIPNQLERLAKTNARFVK
- a CDS encoding penicillin-binding protein 1A encodes the protein MAVSAPPRPPAPRVAPVSPVVPPSAPGWWRERRDRLRERLRPAPGQVGWSRRTLLFAAALVALVAAICAGDAWVLTCGFDGCPTTADIRAFQPSEGGRILDRSGEAMGRLRLVRRVNVPLAAVPASVRDAFVAIEDRRFYQHRGVDWRGGARALLANLRAGGVREGFSTITMQVVRNTFAVERQGERSVRRKLLELRLSRLLESTLTKDQILELYLNVIYLGNGVYGVEAASRDLFGRSVGQLTLAQAATLAALPKGPSAYTPRRFPTRARRRRDLVLARMARDGYVSEAAAERAAGEPIRVTRDGWTPEGQGNSYALDAVRQVVDSIKEANGIESNDLVVTTTLDAVAQAAAERAVRRQAASIGHDVEGAMVAIDPRTGAVRALVGGVETGDDYARGSFNRATGAHRQPGSAFKPFVYATALASGMTAATRVDDEPIEVDLGHGQVWRPGNSEGHYLGETTLREALAHSANGATVRVAQRLGEPRIIQTAHAAGIVSPLPAVPAVVLGAAEVTPMELVTAYAPFANGGLRVAPRLVARVATMDGNALWTGDVRRTAVMDPRDAFVLTSMLRSVVQEGTGHEIVDAGIRDPVAGKTGTTNDGADVWFVGYTPSLVAGFWFGADDPRPLGEGATGGRMAAPAWADFYRTGWRERAGDWAPPPGLVRRKIDADNGYLANTYCPTIRDEWFKAGTEPTEICPVHATPPEPAATDSVPSDSSAPPAVVTDVKKAGSAVGRFFKHLFKF
- the paaG_1 gene encoding enoyl-CoA hydratase: MPFTTLLVATTAEGVRTITLNRPERLNAANPALADELPAAVDEAAADDSVRAVVLTGAGRGFCAGLDLGEPAGASLLTGGGTRAERLDPYAWVGRWVQAVVGCEKPVIAAVNGPAAGAGFGLALACDVRLVAADATMTAGYVRRGLSPDAGVTYFLPRLVGLSRAMDIALSGRDVDAGEAERIGLASAALPREGFADTVAAYAARLAAGPPVALALTKRLLAASYDRTLDAQLRDELAHIKTAFATADVREALTAFKEKRAPTFRGA